The following coding sequences lie in one Synechococcus sp. PCC 7336 genomic window:
- a CDS encoding TRAP transporter substrate-binding protein, with protein MKRRHLLGATAIGAASTAALAACSSQPTTSSSVAADSSLPRVRWRMATSWPKSLDTIYGGATTVCDRVAAMTGDRFTITPFAAGEIVPGLQVLDAVQEGTIECGHTADYYYVGKNPAFAFGTAVPFGLTAQQQNAWLYRGGGLEAMQKIYSDFNIAAFPAGNTGTQMGGWFKREINTAEDLQGLKMRIPGIGGEVMRRLGVLVQVLPGGEIFLSLERGAIDAAEWVGPYDDEKLGLNDAAPFYYFPGWWEAGPTLDVMVNLDAWNGLPQIYREIFKTAAFEANMDMLAKYDALNGAALKRLVAGGTQLRTYSPEIMTTARQAATDFLEEKATEDAGFREIYEQWKAFREQIYGWHRTNELSFSSFAFGS; from the coding sequence ATGAAACGCCGACATCTATTAGGGGCAACCGCCATAGGGGCAGCCAGCACTGCCGCACTTGCCGCCTGCTCTTCTCAACCCACGACCTCCAGTTCCGTTGCTGCCGATAGCAGCCTGCCCAGAGTGCGCTGGCGCATGGCCACCAGTTGGCCGAAGTCGTTAGACACGATTTACGGCGGGGCCACGACGGTTTGCGATCGCGTTGCCGCCATGACCGGCGATCGGTTTACGATTACGCCATTTGCTGCGGGTGAAATTGTGCCGGGACTGCAGGTGCTCGACGCGGTCCAGGAGGGCACGATCGAATGCGGCCATACGGCTGACTACTATTACGTGGGCAAAAACCCGGCCTTTGCCTTCGGCACGGCAGTGCCCTTCGGGCTGACGGCCCAGCAGCAGAACGCTTGGCTCTACCGCGGCGGCGGCTTGGAAGCCATGCAGAAAATTTATTCTGACTTCAATATCGCCGCTTTCCCGGCGGGGAACACGGGCACTCAGATGGGGGGCTGGTTCAAGCGGGAAATTAATACTGCAGAAGATTTGCAGGGGCTGAAGATGCGCATTCCCGGTATTGGCGGGGAGGTGATGAGGCGGTTGGGGGTTTTGGTTCAAGTGTTGCCGGGGGGAGAGATTTTCTTGTCGCTGGAGCGGGGGGCAATCGATGCGGCTGAATGGGTGGGGCCTTATGACGATGAAAAGTTGGGGCTCAACGATGCGGCTCCCTTCTATTACTTTCCCGGCTGGTGGGAGGCCGGTCCCACATTAGATGTGATGGTGAATTTAGATGCCTGGAATGGGTTGCCGCAGATCTATCGAGAGATCTTTAAGACGGCTGCCTTCGAGGCCAATATGGATATGTTGGCCAAGTATGACGCCCTCAACGGGGCAGCCCTGAAGCGTTTGGTGGCAGGAGGCACTCAACTGCGCACCTACAGCCCGGAGATTATGACCACTGCCCGACAGGCAGCAACCGACTTTTTGGAGGAGAAAGCTACTGAAGATGCGGGTTTTAGAGAGATTTACGAGCAGTGGAAAGCGTTTCGCGAGCAGATCTATGGCTGGCATCGCACCAACGAATTGAGCTTTTCTAGCTTTGCGTTTGGCTCTTGA
- the cobU gene encoding bifunctional adenosylcobinamide kinase/adenosylcobinamide-phosphate guanylyltransferase, producing the protein MQSHRTQVVLVTGPSRSGKSAFAERLAVETNRPVTYIATARTNPDDREWQARIEQHRQTRPQTWTTLEIPLQLPQAIATAPAGATYLVDSLGSWAANWIECEPDLWDRQVEQLSDALQHCRADVILVAEEVGWGVVPAYELGRRFRDRLGLLCQRVGALSDAVYLVAAGYAIDLVQMGRSASGDPVGDKTEPQSF; encoded by the coding sequence ATGCAGAGCCATCGAACTCAGGTTGTGCTGGTCACCGGACCGTCCCGTTCGGGCAAAAGTGCCTTTGCCGAACGTCTGGCAGTAGAAACCAATCGCCCCGTCACCTACATCGCAACCGCCCGCACGAATCCCGACGATCGCGAATGGCAAGCGCGCATCGAGCAACATCGCCAAACTCGCCCTCAAACCTGGACAACCCTCGAAATTCCGCTGCAGTTACCGCAGGCGATCGCCACGGCCCCGGCAGGGGCCACATACTTGGTGGATTCCCTCGGCTCTTGGGCAGCAAACTGGATTGAATGCGAACCGGATCTTTGGGATCGCCAAGTGGAGCAGCTCTCGGACGCTCTGCAGCACTGTAGAGCAGATGTAATTTTGGTGGCCGAGGAAGTGGGCTGGGGGGTAGTGCCCGCCTACGAATTGGGGCGGCGGTTTCGCGATCGCCTCGGTTTACTCTGCCAGCGGGTGGGGGCACTGTCAGATGCGGTGTATTTGGTGGCAGCGGGATACGCGATCGATCTAGTGCAGATGGGTCGGTCGGCGAGCGGCGATCCAGTGGGGGACAAGACAGAGCCCCAGAGTTTCTAA
- a CDS encoding DnaJ domain-containing protein — protein sequence MPADTHYERLGVPLNANLDEIKTAYRRLARELHPDKLPDNLPFALQELARREYGLLREAYLVLSNAKARATYDRQLAERFAAEYPQVAHSVPGPRRHRLHPRGGWNWQWSVLVALAIVALATTALALGNGFAFMLRRTSEARSATAEPSPNAESAPAKTTPASRPARLSETQSASAARSDDNASAAETAAVAEDEFSPGEITRFATVLLEFQSLRATADAALETAQTSEERRQIEATFEAGAAPILASYDLSPELFQQIAHRAQTDAKLRLAVSDATSRLQRLRRR from the coding sequence ATGCCTGCCGACACGCATTACGAACGCTTAGGGGTGCCACTCAACGCTAACCTCGACGAGATCAAAACGGCCTATCGGCGGTTGGCTCGCGAGCTACATCCCGATAAACTACCCGACAATTTACCTTTTGCTCTGCAAGAACTCGCCCGACGGGAGTACGGACTCCTGCGGGAAGCCTATCTGGTGCTGAGCAACGCCAAAGCCCGCGCCACCTACGATCGCCAATTGGCCGAGCGCTTTGCCGCAGAATATCCCCAGGTGGCGCACTCGGTTCCCGGTCCCCGGCGGCATCGGCTCCATCCTCGCGGCGGTTGGAACTGGCAGTGGTCGGTTTTAGTGGCCTTGGCGATCGTGGCCTTAGCCACCACTGCCCTCGCTCTGGGCAACGGCTTTGCCTTTATGCTTCGCCGCACCTCCGAAGCTAGAAGTGCCACCGCAGAACCCTCCCCAAATGCCGAGTCCGCGCCTGCGAAAACGACTCCGGCCTCCAGGCCAGCACGTCTCTCTGAAACTCAGTCTGCCAGTGCAGCTCGGTCCGACGATAATGCGTCCGCTGCTGAGACAGCGGCTGTTGCCGAGGACGAGTTTAGCCCCGGGGAGATTACTCGCTTTGCGACGGTTTTACTAGAGTTTCAATCCTTGAGGGCAACTGCAGATGCTGCTCTAGAGACAGCCCAGACCTCTGAAGAGCGCCGCCAGATCGAAGCGACATTCGAGGCCGGTGCTGCACCCATTTTGGCTTCCTACGACTTGTCCCCCGAGCTATTCCAGCAAATTGCGCACAGAGCTCAAACCGATGCAAAACTGCGCTTGGCCGTGTCTGATGCCACGTCGCGCCTGCAGCGCTTGCGGCGGCGATAG
- a CDS encoding Rpn family recombination-promoting nuclease/putative transposase, which translates to MKSDSFFYKLFAKYPDSFLQLLGQPECAADYVFDSVEVKERFQVEIKNKAFRIDGIFRPRDPSSRLPTIVTEVQFQKDDLLHRRLFSEISLYLYLHPEVSDWKAAVIWPNRQLANSDTLPFQELFDSGRIQPIYLDELALDNLPLGAAIARLAIEPSREAEERFAQVVRSVRQEIDDSNLQEEIIKLIEEMAIERFPSLSKQEVAQMLGFAKLEDTRVYKEVFAEGKQDNARAVFEKLLQRGFSREEALDISGLDPQALTLDPEEEALNNSTNA; encoded by the coding sequence TTGAAGAGTGATTCATTTTTCTATAAACTGTTTGCCAAATATCCCGACAGTTTCTTGCAGTTGCTCGGTCAACCCGAGTGTGCAGCGGACTATGTATTTGATTCGGTTGAGGTCAAAGAGCGGTTTCAAGTCGAGATTAAAAACAAGGCTTTCCGCATCGATGGTATTTTTCGACCGCGCGATCCCAGCTCGAGGCTACCGACGATTGTAACGGAAGTTCAATTTCAAAAGGACGATCTCCTGCATCGTCGCCTATTCAGCGAAATCTCGCTCTACCTTTATCTCCATCCAGAAGTCAGCGATTGGAAAGCCGCAGTCATTTGGCCCAATCGGCAATTAGCTAACAGTGACACCCTCCCATTTCAAGAGCTCTTCGATAGCGGCAGAATTCAACCCATCTACTTAGATGAGTTGGCTCTGGATAATTTACCCTTGGGAGCTGCCATCGCTCGACTGGCGATCGAGCCGTCCCGGGAAGCGGAGGAACGGTTTGCTCAGGTGGTTCGCTCGGTTCGTCAGGAAATTGACGATTCCAACCTTCAAGAGGAGATAATCAAGTTAATTGAAGAAATGGCGATTGAACGGTTTCCCTCACTTTCCAAGCAGGAGGTTGCACAAATGTTGGGCTTTGCCAAGCTTGAAGATACTCGGGTTTACAAGGAAGTCTTTGCTGAAGGCAAGCAGGACAATGCTCGTGCAGTTTTCGAGAAGTTACTGCAGAGGGGCTTTTCACGAGAGGAAGCTCTCGATATTTCTGGGCTCGATCCCCAAGCCCTAACATTAGACCCGGAAGAGGAAGCCCTCAACAACTCTACGAACGCTTGA
- a CDS encoding ion transporter produces the protein MNWQQRLAIALDPLESQTGKVINGMMALFVLAFSALFVAETYPLPEAVQQGLDLADTAILAVFTVEYGLRFLAAKSKVRYLCSFYSVIDLLAIAPLWLGLLDVRFVRFVRLVEGFRILRLVRFVDSNPWPGGDRRTDKLIIGRIIFTLFAIVFVYSGSIYEMEHAANPTVFRTFLDAFYFSVVTMTTVGFGDMTPVSGGGRLFTVLMILTGIALIPWQIGDLIQRLAKSRAPVEAACTHCGLAFHEADALFCRRCGQSLSQVEKV, from the coding sequence ATGAATTGGCAGCAACGGCTGGCGATCGCCCTCGACCCACTCGAATCCCAGACGGGCAAAGTCATCAATGGAATGATGGCCCTATTTGTGCTGGCATTCTCGGCTCTATTTGTGGCAGAAACTTATCCTCTGCCCGAGGCTGTGCAGCAGGGGCTAGATTTGGCCGATACGGCCATTTTGGCGGTGTTTACAGTGGAATACGGGCTGCGATTTTTGGCGGCAAAGTCGAAGGTTCGCTATCTGTGTAGCTTCTATTCGGTTATCGACTTGTTAGCGATCGCCCCTTTGTGGCTCGGTCTGTTGGATGTGCGATTTGTTCGGTTTGTGCGGTTGGTGGAGGGATTTCGGATTTTGCGGCTGGTCCGATTTGTGGATAGCAATCCTTGGCCGGGGGGCGATCGCCGCACTGACAAGCTCATTATTGGCCGGATTATTTTCACCTTGTTTGCGATCGTCTTTGTCTATTCCGGCTCGATCTACGAGATGGAACATGCCGCTAACCCGACTGTATTTCGCACGTTTTTAGATGCGTTTTATTTCTCGGTGGTTACCATGACCACAGTGGGGTTTGGAGATATGACTCCAGTTTCGGGGGGCGGGCGTCTGTTCACGGTGTTGATGATTTTGACGGGCATTGCGCTGATTCCCTGGCAGATCGGAGATTTAATTCAGCGTCTGGCTAAATCTCGCGCTCCGGTTGAGGCGGCCTGCACCCACTGCGGTCTGGCCTTTCACGAGGCCGATGCCCTGTTTTGTCGCCGTTGCGGACAGTCCCTCAGCCAGGTTGAGAAAGTGTGA
- a CDS encoding mechanosensitive ion channel domain-containing protein, translating to MEDMVEAVLNPYVILYLTIVIVGQMIYPLVTFWRHRAIAQKRRDRKLSEGTLALRFQRLIDRRVSAVVQSSILLITVVIVPFILYYFDPLNSSGEGGRVGLAVIFISLILWLAFTGTDLMKAFLGGLAFKTLVAFKQPFTLGDRVSLAGFEGKVLDLGTFFVTLQTLNDDLISIPTLSLWSEVLSSANAGKRSSLCVIEFYLAPFVTAEQRQQAEDAVWDAIQSSAYFDPSKPMQIYLSQNSDSIQLTAKAYVASTYNEPLFASDVSRAFLDFVSDRGIPIAAGGWELSAELH from the coding sequence ATGGAAGATATGGTTGAGGCTGTCTTAAATCCTTATGTCATTCTCTATTTAACAATTGTCATTGTCGGGCAAATGATTTATCCGTTGGTGACGTTTTGGCGGCATCGCGCGATCGCCCAAAAACGTCGCGATCGAAAGTTGTCTGAGGGGACGCTGGCGCTGCGCTTTCAACGGCTGATCGATCGCCGAGTTAGTGCAGTTGTGCAAAGCTCTATTTTGCTAATTACAGTTGTTATTGTCCCGTTTATCTTGTACTACTTCGATCCCCTCAACTCATCTGGAGAGGGGGGGCGAGTGGGCTTGGCCGTTATCTTTATTTCGTTAATTCTGTGGTTGGCCTTTACGGGTACCGATCTCATGAAGGCATTTTTGGGGGGATTGGCGTTTAAAACGTTGGTGGCGTTCAAGCAGCCGTTTACGCTTGGCGATCGGGTTTCTCTGGCTGGGTTTGAAGGTAAGGTGCTCGATTTAGGCACGTTTTTTGTGACCTTACAAACCCTCAATGACGATCTAATTAGTATTCCCACTCTCTCGTTATGGAGTGAGGTGTTGAGTTCTGCGAATGCTGGCAAGCGCTCTTCGTTGTGTGTCATAGAGTTCTATTTGGCGCCCTTTGTGACTGCCGAGCAACGGCAACAGGCTGAGGATGCTGTTTGGGATGCGATTCAGTCTTCGGCCTATTTCGATCCTTCCAAACCGATGCAAATCTATCTCTCGCAAAATTCCGATTCGATTCAGTTGACGGCAAAAGCTTATGTGGCTTCTACCTATAACGAGCCTCTGTTTGCCAGTGATGTGAGTCGGGCGTTTCTGGATTTTGTCTCCGATCGCGGGATTCCGATTGCTGCAGGGGGATGGGAGTTGTCTGCGGAGCTGCATTGA
- a CDS encoding YbjN domain-containing protein produces the protein MADTESIAVESGDQLESAGTGAISYEDTIATAISALKDEGEAAYERREDEGHFWTFKYGTVNVFVHLTGETETDTFTVWSPVLALPSKDDAALAMDLLRKNWLETSEAQFAVWDDRVVVCATRSLEDTSVGEVARVITIVATMADYYDEVLIAEYGA, from the coding sequence ATGGCTGATACCGAGTCGATTGCTGTTGAGTCTGGTGACCAGTTGGAGTCTGCTGGTACTGGTGCAATATCTTACGAGGATACGATCGCGACTGCGATTTCGGCTTTGAAGGATGAGGGGGAGGCTGCTTACGAACGTCGCGAGGATGAGGGGCATTTTTGGACGTTTAAGTATGGGACGGTGAATGTTTTTGTGCATCTGACGGGGGAGACAGAGACCGATACGTTTACGGTCTGGTCGCCTGTGTTAGCTCTGCCCAGTAAGGATGATGCGGCACTAGCGATGGATTTGTTGCGGAAGAATTGGTTGGAGACTTCGGAGGCTCAGTTTGCGGTTTGGGACGATCGGGTGGTGGTTTGTGCGACGCGATCGTTGGAGGATACTTCGGTGGGGGAGGTTGCTCGGGTGATTACGATTGTGGCGACGATGGCGGATTATTATGACGAGGTTTTGATTGCGGAGTATGGGGCTTAG
- a CDS encoding biotin/lipoate A/B protein ligase family protein, which translates to MKLGWLLPFCRRSGAVQMAIDRWLLDRVEMGEMEGPVLRFYQWAAPTLSLGFHQKLSSLPKGVGELDVVRRPTGGRAVLHQATGELGDLTYGIVADGLGTHRRRAYERLCQFLRRGLLDLGVEVSFGEGGRGYVGEASCFRTATAADLCWRGRKLVGSAQVWRRQVVLQHGTILLQPDRELWERVLPGSSQGVVGVNEVLSNPVEIDRAIATLTHAASDCLGVRWQPLSLSGEDWQVIADLSSQFSLPSATRQK; encoded by the coding sequence GTGAAATTGGGGTGGTTGCTTCCCTTTTGTCGGCGATCGGGGGCGGTGCAGATGGCGATTGACCGCTGGTTGCTCGATCGGGTTGAGATGGGGGAAATGGAGGGGCCGGTTTTGCGGTTTTATCAGTGGGCGGCTCCGACGCTGTCCCTGGGGTTTCATCAGAAGTTGAGTTCGCTGCCGAAAGGGGTCGGGGAACTGGATGTGGTGCGGCGGCCTACGGGGGGGCGGGCGGTGTTGCATCAGGCGACGGGGGAGTTGGGGGATTTGACTTATGGCATTGTGGCCGATGGGTTGGGGACTCATCGGCGTCGAGCTTACGAGCGGCTCTGTCAGTTTTTGCGGCGGGGGTTGCTGGATTTGGGGGTGGAGGTGAGCTTTGGCGAGGGGGGACGGGGGTATGTGGGGGAGGCGAGTTGCTTTCGGACGGCGACGGCGGCAGATTTGTGTTGGCGGGGTCGCAAGCTGGTGGGAAGTGCGCAGGTGTGGCGGCGACAGGTGGTGTTGCAGCACGGCACGATTTTGTTACAGCCCGATCGCGAATTGTGGGAGCGGGTGTTGCCCGGTTCCAGTCAGGGGGTGGTGGGGGTGAATGAGGTGTTGTCCAATCCAGTAGAGATAGACCGCGCGATCGCGACTCTGACCCATGCGGCTAGCGATTGTTTGGGGGTTCGCTGGCAACCCCTGAGCTTGTCTGGGGAAGACTGGCAAGTAATTGCCGATCTTTCGAGCCAATTTTCCCTGCCATCTGCCACACGGCAGAAGTAG
- a CDS encoding pentapeptide repeat-containing protein, translating into MLPDSDRSQLPFDPTGLTADALAAETRSRRSRRDRDPSASLVNDRRWQGGLLVALAVLLLGGALEWAWLGLMGAIALIVLSVPIIFPPLRRAFLSSIFGQRIELLFCWLLLFVGVGALLQFAGVLGRINRWSEEVNWSALGAVGQIAIAVVALWVAWQQVRTSVQLTSQQNRITQQQTIDAYFQGISDLVLNDEGLLEDWPLERAIAAGRTAAILRGADPANKARVLRFLSVSNLLSPLKRDGHLGRPILDGKGWYLRDRVKGVRVVDLGAILAGTDLSYTDLRGIDLSDINLSDADLRGSDLSYANLVMTNLMRVNLTGADVGEANLFVRNAKTASPYRRGEKRNFKTGECTGALVKGANFTGATLSEEIHYYVCAWGGERTRRTVPGGCGSIPNKLEASETEASEIETVKE; encoded by the coding sequence ATGCTGCCTGATTCCGACCGTTCGCAATTGCCTTTCGATCCAACTGGCCTGACTGCCGATGCATTGGCGGCGGAAACTCGGTCCCGTCGATCTCGCCGCGATCGCGATCCATCGGCGTCTCTGGTGAACGATCGCCGCTGGCAGGGGGGGTTACTCGTGGCTCTGGCCGTGCTGTTGCTAGGAGGGGCACTGGAGTGGGCCTGGTTGGGGCTGATGGGGGCGATCGCTCTGATTGTGCTGTCGGTGCCGATTATTTTTCCGCCGCTGAGGCGGGCGTTTCTGAGTTCGATTTTTGGACAGCGCATCGAGTTGCTGTTCTGTTGGCTGCTGCTGTTTGTGGGGGTAGGGGCGCTGTTGCAGTTTGCGGGGGTGTTGGGGAGAATCAATCGCTGGTCGGAGGAGGTGAATTGGAGTGCTCTCGGAGCGGTGGGCCAAATTGCGATCGCGGTTGTGGCCTTGTGGGTGGCGTGGCAGCAGGTGCGTACGTCGGTGCAACTGACTAGCCAGCAGAACCGGATTACGCAGCAACAGACCATTGATGCCTATTTCCAAGGGATTTCGGATCTGGTGCTGAACGATGAGGGGCTGTTGGAGGATTGGCCGCTGGAGCGGGCGATCGCGGCGGGGCGGACGGCGGCGATTTTGCGAGGGGCAGACCCGGCGAATAAGGCGCGGGTGCTGCGCTTTCTCTCGGTTTCAAATTTGTTGAGCCCGCTCAAGCGGGATGGGCATTTGGGACGGCCGATTTTGGATGGCAAGGGTTGGTATTTGCGCGATCGCGTCAAAGGCGTTCGCGTAGTGGATTTAGGAGCTATCTTGGCGGGAACGGATCTGTCCTACACAGACTTGCGGGGCATCGACCTGAGCGATATCAATCTCAGCGATGCGGATTTGCGCGGCAGCGATTTGTCCTATGCCAATTTGGTCATGACGAATTTGATGCGGGTCAATTTGACGGGGGCGGATGTGGGCGAAGCCAATTTGTTCGTGCGCAATGCTAAGACGGCAAGCCCTTACCGGCGGGGGGAGAAACGCAATTTTAAGACGGGGGAGTGTACGGGGGCGCTTGTGAAGGGGGCCAATTTTACGGGGGCAACCTTATCGGAGGAAATCCATTATTACGTCTGTGCTTGGGGGGGAGAGAGGACGCGGAGGACGGTCCCCGGGGGGTGTGGCTCGATTCCGAATAAGCTGGAGGCGAGCGAGACAGAGGCGAGCGAGATAGAGACTGTGAAGGAGTAG
- a CDS encoding FecR domain-containing protein, producing MTFATFPRCALKSRFGLAAMFLLAWASIARAANPLKEATVDRVVNSVMVELQQNPAKAAAVADVLIPDDLLYTGQTSLAQMIFDDASLVRVGQNSRFQFMPSERQFVLDKGVMVMITPPGAGGAEIVTPSAIAGVQGSLVMANSREVDGVASTLFLNFTSVAQLLDRDRNAIGTLQPGEVALVSDGQVLAIARFDRCSAVENGPLLTGLHLSHDNLLAAESPAARETLQMEREILMSQGACDRQQIAIFDEPPTLEIPEFSRPDNPPPDIEPPIDRPSQTAPEIERPPQPPPPIAIPTQSDLPSQTLPNGCPRSTVKSQC from the coding sequence GTGACGTTTGCTACATTTCCCCGCTGCGCCCTCAAATCGCGGTTCGGTCTAGCGGCGATGTTCCTGCTGGCGTGGGCGAGCATTGCACGCGCAGCCAACCCGTTGAAGGAAGCCACCGTCGATCGCGTCGTGAATTCCGTCATGGTGGAACTGCAGCAAAACCCTGCCAAAGCCGCTGCCGTGGCTGATGTCCTTATCCCCGACGACTTGCTCTACACCGGACAAACATCGCTGGCTCAAATGATCTTTGACGATGCTTCGCTGGTGCGCGTCGGGCAGAATTCTCGGTTTCAGTTTATGCCGAGCGAGCGACAGTTCGTCTTGGATAAGGGGGTGATGGTGATGATTACGCCGCCGGGAGCGGGCGGGGCAGAGATTGTCACGCCATCGGCGATCGCCGGAGTGCAGGGCAGTTTGGTCATGGCCAACTCGCGGGAAGTGGATGGCGTCGCGAGCACCCTCTTTCTGAATTTCACCAGTGTGGCTCAACTGCTCGATCGCGATCGCAACGCAATCGGCACTCTTCAACCGGGCGAAGTGGCCCTCGTATCTGACGGGCAGGTGTTGGCGATCGCTCGCTTCGATCGCTGCAGTGCGGTAGAAAACGGCCCTCTGCTGACGGGCTTGCACCTCAGTCACGACAACCTGCTAGCGGCAGAATCGCCCGCCGCCCGAGAGACCTTGCAGATGGAGCGAGAGATTCTCATGAGCCAAGGGGCTTGCGATCGCCAGCAAATTGCCATTTTTGACGAGCCCCCCACCCTCGAGATTCCCGAATTTAGCCGTCCCGACAACCCTCCCCCCGACATCGAGCCCCCCATCGACCGACCCAGCCAAACCGCGCCTGAAATCGAGCGTCCCCCTCAGCCGCCCCCCCCAATTGCAATCCCGACTCAATCCGATCTGCCGTCGCAAACCCTCCCCAACGGCTGTCCGCGCAGCACAGTCAAGTCACAATGTTAG
- a CDS encoding 7-carboxy-7-deazaguanine synthase QueE: MKTIENAAIAASAFGQDSLGDLQAEKAIAYPVVETFSSIQGEGAWTGTSAFFIRLAGCDVGCWFCDTKDSWNAAKHPRYTVAELVEATVAAHPAIAIVTGGEPTLHDLAPLTRALRSHHIRVHLETSGARPISGQFDWVTLSPKPNAPPHPSVYERAQELKLVVAESADLDWAERQASQVSDRVVKYLQPEWQTPESEALAIAYVLAHPEWRLSLQTHKWLGVR, translated from the coding sequence ATGAAAACCATTGAGAACGCTGCAATTGCAGCTAGTGCATTCGGGCAAGACTCGCTAGGGGATCTTCAGGCGGAAAAGGCGATCGCCTATCCGGTGGTCGAAACGTTTTCCTCCATTCAGGGGGAAGGCGCCTGGACGGGCACGAGTGCATTTTTTATTCGCTTGGCTGGCTGCGATGTGGGCTGCTGGTTCTGCGATACAAAAGACTCTTGGAATGCTGCCAAGCATCCCCGCTACACCGTTGCTGAATTAGTGGAAGCCACCGTGGCGGCCCATCCCGCGATCGCGATCGTGACGGGGGGAGAACCCACCCTCCACGATCTGGCCCCCCTCACCCGAGCTCTGCGATCTCACCACATTCGCGTCCACCTCGAAACCAGCGGCGCTCGCCCCATCAGCGGCCAATTCGACTGGGTAACCCTCTCGCCCAAACCCAATGCTCCCCCCCACCCATCGGTTTACGAACGGGCGCAGGAACTCAAGCTGGTGGTGGCTGAGTCTGCTGACTTAGACTGGGCCGAACGGCAAGCAAGTCAAGTGTCTGACCGCGTGGTGAAATATCTGCAGCCAGAGTGGCAAACCCCCGAGAGTGAGGCACTGGCGATCGCCTATGTATTGGCACATCCAGAATGGCGGTTGAGCTTGCAAACCCACAAATGGCTGGGAGTGCGCTAA
- a CDS encoding TRAP transporter large permease subunit — MFGGALLLIFSGYPVAFSLGGAGLIFALIGGLLGEFDWILLSALPQRLFGIMGNFVLLAIPYFILMGTLLQCSGLAEDLLETFGILFGRLRGGLAIGVILVGTLLAAATGVVGATVVAMGMISLPIMLRYGYSPSLASGVVAASGTLGQVIPPSVVLIVLGDQLGVSVGDLFLGSLLPGLAMAGLYLLYVVGVAIFQPRQVPALPPEVTDMSKAQLAKRVVLVMLPPLLLIAIVLGSIFAGLATPTEAGSLGVLGALVLAALNRRLTIKALLQSLRSTVVLTTMVMVLLVGATLFSLVFRGLGGDVLVESAFANIPGGALSFLISVNLLVFILGFFLDYFEIVFILVPLVLPVVQSFGGTDLMPLTGTELLVWFGVMMGANLQTSFLTPPFGFSLFYLRGVAPDSIQTTQIYTGVIPFIAIQLVALLLLIRFPTLVTWAMNI; from the coding sequence ATGTTTGGGGGAGCTCTGCTGCTGATTTTTTCAGGCTATCCAGTGGCCTTTTCGCTCGGAGGAGCAGGATTAATCTTCGCTTTAATTGGCGGGTTGTTGGGGGAGTTCGATTGGATTTTGCTCTCCGCACTACCCCAGCGATTGTTTGGCATCATGGGGAATTTTGTCCTGTTGGCCATTCCGTATTTCATCCTGATGGGCACTCTGCTCCAGTGCTCGGGCTTGGCTGAAGATCTGCTAGAAACCTTTGGTATTTTGTTTGGCCGTTTGCGGGGCGGGCTAGCCATTGGGGTGATTTTGGTGGGTACGTTGCTGGCGGCTGCGACTGGAGTGGTTGGGGCGACGGTAGTGGCAATGGGGATGATTTCTTTGCCGATCATGCTGCGCTACGGTTACAGTCCGTCATTGGCCTCAGGTGTCGTGGCGGCCTCGGGGACTTTAGGACAGGTGATTCCTCCCAGCGTGGTACTGATTGTGTTGGGAGATCAGCTCGGGGTTTCGGTGGGCGATCTGTTTTTAGGTTCGCTGTTGCCTGGGTTGGCGATGGCTGGGCTGTATCTGTTGTATGTGGTCGGGGTGGCAATTTTTCAGCCCCGCCAAGTGCCAGCATTGCCCCCAGAGGTGACTGATATGTCTAAGGCCCAGCTTGCTAAACGGGTCGTGTTAGTGATGCTGCCCCCCCTGCTGTTAATTGCGATCGTTCTGGGCAGCATTTTTGCCGGTTTGGCTACCCCTACCGAAGCGGGTTCTCTGGGCGTTCTGGGTGCTTTGGTCTTGGCTGCTCTGAATCGACGGCTGACCATTAAAGCGCTGTTGCAGTCCCTGCGCTCGACGGTTGTGTTAACCACGATGGTGATGGTGCTGCTGGTGGGGGCGACTCTTTTCAGTTTGGTGTTTCGAGGTCTTGGGGGAGATGTCCTAGTAGAAAGCGCTTTTGCCAACATTCCGGGTGGGGCGCTGAGTTTTTTGATCTCTGTCAATCTACTGGTGTTTATTCTGGGGTTTTTCCTGGACTACTTTGAGATTGTTTTTATCTTGGTACCTCTGGTGCTGCCGGTGGTGCAAAGTTTTGGCGGCACTGACCTGATGCCCCTAACTGGTACGGAGCTGCTGGTGTGGTTCGGAGTCATGATGGGAGCCAATCTGCAAACCTCTTTTTTGACACCTCCTTTCGGATTTTCGCTGTTTTATTTGCGAGGGGTAGCACCGGATAGCATTCAGACAACACAGATTTATACAGGGGTTATTCCTTTTATTGCGATTCAACTGGTTGCGCTGCTTTTGTTGATTCGTTTTCCTACTTTGGTCACCTGGGCGATGAATATCTAG